A section of the Engystomops pustulosus chromosome 3, aEngPut4.maternal, whole genome shotgun sequence genome encodes:
- the LOC140122916 gene encoding serine/threonine-protein kinase SBK1-like has product MEPVFQTVEVEEITECYRIVKRLGQGAYGQDLLAQDKLTGKPFALKLVRKDRTKLKSFLMELSLSISLSEHPGFITTYPIFTHTMDYYAMTQELATAGTLHHLIQAEVGLSEEIVKRCAVQTSSALDYMHQKGLVHRDLKPDNVLLMDRDCHHIVLGDFGLTRPVGSIVTSMSHIIPYMSPELCDISDEEYLILHPSVDTWAFGILFVILTGYYPWRRAFSDDIMYLDYVYWLDNLSYIPPPARWDQFSRAAITMLRNLLVLDQSCRHSVLSVLNYIKFPWKTDVSGGNPWEAESPVDCDNDSQPIENFVTQNQEGTTSNHAMEADNPVLIITGEDAMLTLGLEVEIS; this is encoded by the exons ATGGAACCAGTCTTCCAAACTGTAGAGGTTGAGGAGATTACCGAATGCTACAGGATCGTCAAGAGGCTTGGTCAGGGGGCTTATGGACAAGACCTACTTGCACAAGACAAACTTACAG GTAAACCATTTGCACTGAAGTTGGTGAGAAAGGACCGGACCAAGTTGAAATCTTTTCTAATGGAACTGTCCCTATCAATCTCTCTCTCGGAGCACCCTGGATTTATTACAACCTACCCAATATTTACACACACCATGGACTACTATGCGATGACTCAGGAGCTGGCAACAGCGGGAACACTGCATCACCTCATTCAAGCCGAG GTTGGACTTTCAGAAGAAATAGTAAAAAGATGTGCAGTCCAAACCTCCAGCGCTCTGgactacatgcaccagaaagggtTGGTGCACAGGGATCTGAAGCCGGACAATGTCCTCCTCATGGACAGAGATTGCCATCATATCGTGCTTGGTGACTTTGGTTTAACTCGGCCTGTAGGTAGCATTGTAACCTCAATGTCGCACATTATCCCGTATATGTCTCCAGAGTTGTGTGACATCTCGGACGAGGAATATTTAATTTTACACCCTAGTGTAGATACCTGGGCTTTTGGGATACTATTTGTCATCCTTACTGGATATTATCCTTGGAGACGAGCCttcagtgatgacatcatgtaccTGGACTATGTATACTGGCTGGACAATCTGAGCTATATTCCCCCACCAGCTCGTTGGGACCAATTTTCCCGTGCAGCAATCACCATGTTGAGAAATCTTCTTGTTCTGGACCAATCTTGTAGACACTCAGTTCTTTCAGTCTTAAATTACATTAAATTTCCCTGGAAAACTGATGTTAGTGGAGGCAACCCATGGGAGGCTGAAAGTCCAGTGGACTGTGATAATGACAGTCAACCTATCGAGAACTTTGTAACACAGAACCAAGAAGGTACCACGTCAAACCATGCAATGGAAGCGGATAATCCAGTTCTAATTATCACGGGGGAAGATGCTATGCTGACTCTTGGATTGGAAGTGGAAATTTCTTAG
- the LOC140122915 gene encoding serine/threonine-protein kinase SBK1-like codes for MEPVFQTVEVEEITECYRIIKRLGQGAYGQVLLAQDKLTGKPFALKLVRKDRTKLKSFLMELSLSISLSEHPGFITTYPIFTHTMDYYAMTQELATAGTLHQLIQAEVGLSEEMVKRCAVQISSALDYMHHKGLVHRNLKPDNVLLMDRDCHHIVLGDFGLTQPVGSIVTSMSHIIPYMSPELCDISDDEYLVLHPSVDTWAFGILLFVILTGYYPWRRAFSDDIMYLDYVYWLDNLSYIPPPARWDQFSPTANTMLRNLLVPDQSCRHSVLSVLNYINFPWKTDVNGGNPWEAESPVDCDSDSQPIENFVTQNQEGTTSNHAMEADNPVLIITEEDAMLTLGLEVEIS; via the exons ATGGAACCAGTCTTCCAAACTGTAGAGGTTGAGGAGATTACCGAATGCTACAGGATCATCAAGAGGCTTGGTCAGGGGGCTTATGGACAAGTCCTACTTGCACAAGACAAACTTACAG GTAAACCATTTGCACTGAAGTTGGTGAGAAAGGACCGGACCAAGTTGAAATCTTTTCTAATGGAACTGTCCCTATCAATCTCTCTCTCGGAGCACCCTGGATTTATTACAACCTACCCAATATTTACACACACCATGGACTACTATGCGATGACTCAGGAGCTGGCAACAGCGGGAACACTGCATCAACTCATTCAAGCTGAG GTTGGACTTTCAGAAGAAATGGTAAAAAGATGTGCAGTCCAAATCTCCAGCGCTCTGGACTACATGCACCATAAAGGGTTGGTGCACAGGAATCTGAAGCCGGACAATGTCCTCCTCATGGACAGAGATTGCCATCATATCGTGCTTGGTGACTTTGGCTTAACTCAGCCTGTCGGTAGCATTGTAACCTCAATGTCGCACATTATCCCGTATATGTCTCCTGAGTTGTGTGACATCTCGGACGACGAATATTTAGTTTTACACCCTAGTGTAGATACCTGGGCTTTTGGGATACTACTATTTGTCATCCTTACTGGATATTATCCTTGGAGACGCGCCttcagtgatgacatcatgtaccTGGACTATGTATACTGGCTGGACAATCTGAGCTATATTCCCCCACCAGCTCGTTGGGACCAATTTTCCCCTACAGCTAACACGATGTTGAGAAATCTTCTTGTTCCGGACCAATCTTGTAGACACTCAGTTCTTTCAGTCTTAAATTACATTAATTTTCCCTGGAAAACTGATGTGAATGGAGGCAACCCATGGGAGGCTGAAAGTCCAGTGGACTGTGACAGTGACAGTCAACCTATCGAGAACTTTGTAACACAGAACCAAGAAGGTACCACGTCAAACCATGCAATGGAAGCGGATAATCCAGTTCTAATTATCACGGAGGAAGATGCTATGCTGACTCTTGGATTGGAAGTGGAAATTTCTTAG